The Desulfovibrio sp. region GCCAGAACAAATGTTCCAAAGCCGCACCCGATATCCAGTATTTTAGATTTTTCCGGTACCTGCTGTAACAAAAGCTCAATCAACGATTCTGAAGATTCAAACCCCACATAACTTATAAAATGGTTTTCGATTGATTGAGGAGAAAATACACCATCGTACAAGTCAGTAAGATATCGAATTATCGTGTCACGTTCATCGACTGTAAGTGTATTCAGGTAGGGATCTTGATCAAACATCAATACTCCAGCATGTTAGCGGCCTTGAGACGCAGAAAATGCCTTCCGTCCTCGTACCAAGTCGCGTAACCGATTAATTCGATCTTCAAAATATTTTACCATCAGAGCTGATATGCCAATAGAAGTAAGCAATGAACTTAGAAAAAATGGGATGGTAAAAGGAGGAATACCCACTGCAGCCAATAGCTGGCCTATGAAGTAATGAACAAGAAAGAGGGGGTATGCAATGTCCCCCAAAAACTTATCAGCCTTTACTAAAGCCTGTCTGCCTAGGGGGGCTGAGAAATTTTCAAAAGAAAACGATCTTAATACTATAATCATAGCCCCGCTAGCGAATGCCCCTATATACATTATTGAAGGATATATCTTCAAGCTGAAATAGCTTAAAATATACCATGAAAATATAAGTAGTGATAAAATTACTATAGAATATACCAGTTTGTATTTGCGAATCTGACGCGAAGAATAGTTGACAAAAGCCCCAAGAGAAAAGCAAAGCTGGCCTTGTGCAAGGCGAGTTATGTGTTCGTTTGTATCAAATCCTAAGAAATACACGGCTGCTAACAACGGCACACTTAAAATAAAACCCAGGCGAGCCATCTTAAAATCTAGCGGAATAAGACCAATGACTATGTAAAACAACAATTCGATTGTCAAAGACCACGCTGGTGGAACAAATATATTATCGTAACTATACAGGTTAAAAAGGGTAATATTGGCAAATACAGCTGACAGATCTGACGTCAGCACCATTTGTGATATTAATACTTTTGAAGGAAAAAACATTAAAAAAAGACATGACGACAACAACACAAGCCAATACGTCGGATAGATGCGTAATACTCTGTTTGTTATATATTTAAAAAAGCCACTCCATGTTCTTCCATATGTTGCATCAATGCTCTTAGCCATTAGATACCCGCTTAAAACAAAGAAACATGACACAGCTTGAGCGCCTGTTTTGTACATTGTAGGCTCCAACAAGTGAGATGCGACTACAAGCAAAGAAAGGAAAAAGCGGTAGATGCCAAACATTTGTGCTAGCTTTGATATATAAGCTGTTTGTATTGTATTTCTATCATTTATTCTTCTCGCAGTTTCATACTATTTTTTTGCTTTGTTATGAAAATTAACATCTCTTTGAATATCAATTAATTTGAGTCAAAATATCTAGAATGGACGACAATACATAACTAATTAAAGAAACGAGATTTTTCCTTATTGTTACTTGCAACTACATAGCGTCAATTGCCTCTCTTTTGGCATACCACCAGATGCCTAAAGGCCAATCTCCATAGCATGGGGGCCGAACTCAACCACTCGTCAAGCATCCTCCCCCGCCACCGAACTTTTAGCCAATCATTCCATTTGGGGTGTAATAATGGCCATAAAAATTTTGGCTTACCTGCCCATAGGGGAAGAAATTGAAAACTTCTGTGTTCCAAAACATCAAAACCTGCATCATGTAGTATGGCCATCTGCTTTTCAATCTTATCTGCTGTATTTTGTGCATATCCGTCTTCACGTTCATAATACCTACAGCAGAAAGTATTGAGTGAACGCTTATTGCCCAAGTCTAAAATAGCTATACCATTAGGCCTAATATGGTTTGACAGACTTGTGCAAAACCCCGAAAAATCTGTTATATAGTATAGACATGAAAAGGAGTATGCACAGTCCACCAGAGATGGCAGCTCAAAGCTGTTACATATATCCGAGGTGAAGAATTGTATATTCGAGTAGCCTTGCGCAAATTGTGCATTGGCAAACTCCACAAACCTTTCAGAAAAATCTACTCCCAACAAAGTTCCAGCCTTGCCTTGAAAGTATGCCAATGTGGCTCCATTCCCGCATCCAAGGTCTAATAATGTGGATGTGGGATTGATATATTTTGCAACGAGATTTACTTTCTCAAGTAGTTGCTTGTGGGCATAGAGATTCGAATCAATAATATCATGTATATTT contains the following coding sequences:
- a CDS encoding acyltransferase is translated as MFGIYRFFLSLLVVASHLLEPTMYKTGAQAVSCFFVLSGYLMAKSIDATYGRTWSGFFKYITNRVLRIYPTYWLVLLSSCLFLMFFPSKVLISQMVLTSDLSAVFANITLFNLYSYDNIFVPPAWSLTIELLFYIVIGLIPLDFKMARLGFILSVPLLAAVYFLGFDTNEHITRLAQGQLCFSLGAFVNYSSRQIRKYKLVYSIVILSLLIFSWYILSYFSLKIYPSIMYIGAFASGAMIIVLRSFSFENFSAPLGRQALVKADKFLGDIAYPLFLVHYFIGQLLAAVGIPPFTIPFFLSSLLTSIGISALMVKYFEDRINRLRDLVRGRKAFSASQGR
- a CDS encoding class I SAM-dependent methyltransferase, with amino-acid sequence MESPYKKSELYQPKTISANIHDIIDSNLYAHKQLLEKVNLVAKYINPTSTLLDLGCGNGATLAYFQGKAGTLLGVDFSERFVEFANAQFAQGYSNIQFFTSDICNSFELPSLVDCAYSFSCLYYITDFSGFCTSLSNHIRPNGIAILDLGNKRSLNTFCCRYYEREDGYAQNTADKIEKQMAILHDAGFDVLEHRSFQFLPLWAGKPKFLWPLLHPKWNDWLKVRWRGRMLDEWLSSAPMLWRLAFRHLVVCQKRGN